In a genomic window of Pseudoglutamicibacter albus:
- a CDS encoding amphi-Trp domain-containing protein — translation MTDRATGQGSNLDRGGRDETQSEGTQPLNIKAKETMSREQLADLLEGLAARIRTGEATVSDGVTAEALQLPHTLKVELEAKDVTRRSGRIKREFELEMEWYVDAHGQPEQGTKPTGISIS, via the coding sequence ATGACTGACCGTGCTACGGGCCAAGGGTCGAACCTTGATAGGGGAGGGCGCGACGAGACGCAGAGCGAAGGCACGCAACCTCTGAACATCAAAGCGAAAGAAACGATGAGCCGGGAACAGCTCGCCGATCTCCTCGAAGGGCTCGCCGCGCGCATCCGCACAGGCGAAGCCACCGTCTCCGACGGCGTGACCGCAGAAGCCCTGCAGCTCCCGCACACCCTCAAGGTCGAGCTCGAGGCCAAAGATGTAACCCGCCGTAGCGGACGCATCAAACGCGAATTCGAACTCGAAATGGAATGGTACGTCGACGCCCACGGCCAACCAGAGCAGGGCACCAAGCCCACCGGCATCTCGATTAGCTAA
- a CDS encoding FAS1-like dehydratase domain-containing protein, translated as MGVNADLQGHTYPAAAPYSVGREAIRDFARAVKATHPHHYDVKAAQAAGHADLVAPPTFAVVIAQRAEAAYITDPNSGIDFSRVVHADERFTHVRPLVAGDELTATVTVDRARAVGTGGMVTTSTVLTDANGETVCTVRSTLMIRGEDD; from the coding sequence ATGGGCGTGAATGCAGACCTGCAGGGCCACACGTACCCTGCCGCCGCACCATATTCGGTCGGCCGAGAAGCAATCCGCGACTTCGCACGCGCAGTCAAAGCAACCCATCCACACCACTACGATGTGAAAGCCGCGCAAGCCGCCGGCCACGCCGACCTCGTAGCGCCGCCAACCTTCGCGGTCGTGATCGCACAGCGCGCCGAAGCCGCCTACATCACCGACCCGAACTCCGGCATCGACTTCTCCCGCGTCGTCCACGCAGACGAACGCTTCACCCACGTCCGCCCGCTCGTCGCCGGCGACGAACTCACCGCCACCGTGACCGTGGACCGCGCCCGCGCCGTCGGAACCGGCGGCATGGTCACCACATCAACCGTGCTCACAGACGCCAACGGCGAAACCGTGTGCACAGTACGCTCAACCCTCATGATCCGCGGGGAGGACGACTAA
- a CDS encoding DEAD/DEAH box helicase, giving the protein MAQTDMAETHENTSTETKPEGPTFAELNIEPRVLAAVEDLGYERPSPIQAATIPTLLEGRDVVGLAQTGTGKTAAFAIPALTKIAEINDVNGPAETPQILVLAPTRELALQVAEAFSSYARYFDDLTILPVYGGSPYGPQLKALRRGAQVVVGAPGRVIDHIERGSLDLSNLLYVVLDEADEMLRMGFAEAVDTILESTPEDKQVALFSATMPKQIRRIADTYLRDPEHIAVDTASTPGANIRQRYIQVMHQYKLDVMTRLLETEDTDGVIAFVRTRQATEDVATKLKARGFRAAAINGDVPQAQREKTVDQLRDGVIDILVATDVAARGLDVERISHVFNYDIPHDTESYVHRIGRTGRAGRTGDAILFMTPRERYLLKHIERATGGTVEEAQIPGIDAVNSSRLGRLAERLTPALEQEDLTPYRELVTDYVAENDVDAVQVAAAFAFLAQGGQPLLTEEIPTTPPAKKKRTKRERAQHDAVAGERGAAESRSRGSRGSRDDSDKVTYKLAVGRRNRAMPGAIVGALANEGGLVSSDIGHIDIRENFTLVDLPADMPDSTLELLADTRVAGRRIDIQLDHGGPSRASRGGGRPHAERRGGYREDRRNSGERRGGYRDEHREDRGGHGGKHGGRENRHASGSRGKKSWDRDDRKGSFKHKKKDSAARKFKDSKDKGAPKWKRRGR; this is encoded by the coding sequence ATGGCTCAAACTGACATGGCTGAAACCCACGAAAACACCAGCACCGAAACCAAGCCGGAGGGCCCGACGTTCGCTGAGCTGAACATCGAACCCCGCGTTCTGGCAGCGGTGGAAGACCTCGGCTACGAACGCCCTTCACCTATCCAAGCCGCGACCATCCCGACCCTGCTTGAAGGCCGCGACGTCGTGGGACTCGCACAGACCGGAACCGGTAAGACCGCGGCGTTCGCGATCCCCGCGCTCACCAAGATCGCCGAAATCAACGACGTCAACGGGCCAGCCGAAACCCCGCAGATCCTCGTGCTCGCACCAACCCGCGAACTCGCGCTCCAGGTAGCGGAAGCGTTCTCCTCCTACGCACGCTACTTCGACGACCTCACGATCCTGCCCGTCTACGGCGGCTCACCGTACGGCCCACAGCTCAAGGCGCTGCGCCGCGGCGCGCAGGTTGTGGTGGGCGCCCCAGGCCGCGTTATCGACCACATCGAACGCGGATCACTCGACCTCTCCAACCTCCTCTACGTGGTCCTCGACGAAGCCGACGAAATGCTACGCATGGGCTTCGCCGAAGCCGTGGACACGATCCTCGAATCCACGCCGGAAGACAAGCAGGTCGCGCTGTTCTCCGCGACCATGCCTAAGCAGATCCGCCGCATCGCCGACACCTACCTCCGCGACCCCGAGCACATCGCAGTGGACACCGCATCGACCCCTGGCGCGAACATCCGTCAGCGCTACATCCAGGTCATGCACCAGTACAAGCTCGACGTCATGACGCGCCTGCTGGAAACCGAAGACACCGACGGCGTGATCGCTTTCGTGCGCACCCGCCAGGCGACCGAAGACGTCGCAACCAAACTCAAGGCGCGCGGCTTCCGTGCCGCGGCGATCAACGGCGACGTCCCGCAGGCCCAGCGCGAGAAGACGGTCGATCAGCTCCGCGACGGCGTGATCGACATCCTCGTTGCGACCGACGTTGCCGCACGCGGGCTCGACGTTGAACGCATCTCTCACGTGTTCAACTACGACATCCCGCACGACACCGAATCCTATGTCCACCGCATCGGCCGCACAGGCCGCGCAGGGCGTACCGGGGACGCGATCCTGTTCATGACCCCGCGGGAACGCTACCTGCTCAAGCACATCGAACGCGCAACCGGCGGAACTGTCGAAGAAGCACAGATCCCTGGGATCGATGCCGTCAACTCGTCCCGGCTGGGCCGGCTCGCTGAGCGCCTCACGCCTGCGCTCGAGCAAGAAGATCTCACCCCGTACCGCGAACTCGTGACCGACTACGTTGCAGAGAACGACGTCGACGCCGTGCAGGTTGCTGCTGCGTTCGCTTTTCTCGCTCAGGGCGGGCAGCCGCTGCTGACCGAGGAAATTCCGACCACGCCGCCAGCGAAGAAGAAACGCACCAAACGCGAACGCGCACAGCACGATGCGGTGGCCGGCGAGCGCGGTGCCGCCGAGTCCCGTAGCCGTGGCAGCCGTGGAAGCCGGGACGACAGCGACAAGGTCACCTATAAACTCGCTGTTGGCCGCCGCAACCGCGCCATGCCTGGCGCTATCGTTGGCGCGCTCGCCAACGAAGGCGGGCTCGTGTCCAGCGACATCGGCCACATCGACATTCGTGAAAACTTCACACTCGTGGACCTGCCAGCGGATATGCCGGACTCAACCCTGGAGTTGCTGGCAGACACCCGGGTGGCCGGGCGCCGCATCGACATCCAGCTTGATCACGGCGGACCATCCCGCGCATCACGCGGTGGGGGCCGCCCACACGCTGAGCGTCGGGGCGGGTATCGTGAGGACCGTCGTAACTCCGGTGAGCGTCGGGGCGGGTACCGCGATGAGCACCGCGAAGACCGGGGCGGCCACGGAGGGAAGCATGGTGGCCGTGAGAATCGTCACGCTTCCGGTTCCCGCGGTAAAAAGTCCTGGGACCGTGACGACCGCAAGGGCAGTTTCAAGCACAAGAAGAAGGACTCTGCTGCCCGTAAATTCAAGGATTCCAAAGACAAAGGCGCGCCTAAGTGGAAGCGTCGCGGCCGGTAA
- a CDS encoding DNA-3-methyladenine glycosylase family protein has product MSVPVSGEGMTPDAEASWVPPVPLEWRAVVSAFQHGRRDPSLRITAHDAWRAVRYPSGIAEVRIVPEGVSASAVAGGAVRARSAQENRGAARGAGGPLARQVRFQAWGPGAAEALQDAPDWLGRSDDWSEFDSLTDLPALVQRMRSERPGLLLGSSGALPEHLAAAILAQKVTAHEAFGAWLRLVTRFGDPSPGPMGRTGELFVPPTGAEWTRISSWEWHQARVDSKRRNTLVRALERESALRRLQATVPAGGPNSGLLRIESALRSIPGVGVWTAAEVLQRSHGSGDHVSFGDYHVAHNVGWALTGRRATDREMEQLLAPWTGHRQRVVRLLAEGGATKQRMGPRLHANDHRWH; this is encoded by the coding sequence ATGAGCGTTCCTGTATCCGGTGAGGGTATGACCCCCGATGCTGAGGCCAGCTGGGTTCCGCCTGTCCCGTTGGAGTGGCGTGCCGTGGTGTCCGCTTTTCAGCATGGGCGGCGTGACCCATCGTTGCGGATCACTGCGCACGATGCGTGGCGGGCTGTGCGTTATCCGTCCGGGATCGCTGAGGTCAGGATTGTGCCGGAAGGTGTGAGTGCGTCCGCGGTTGCTGGCGGGGCGGTGCGGGCGCGGTCGGCGCAAGAGAACCGGGGTGCCGCCCGTGGCGCGGGTGGGCCGTTGGCACGTCAGGTCAGGTTTCAGGCGTGGGGCCCTGGTGCAGCGGAAGCCCTACAGGATGCTCCCGACTGGCTGGGGCGCAGTGATGACTGGAGCGAGTTTGATTCTTTGACTGACCTTCCCGCGTTGGTTCAGCGGATGCGTTCCGAACGTCCGGGCCTGTTGTTGGGGTCTTCTGGCGCGTTACCTGAGCATCTCGCGGCGGCGATCTTGGCGCAAAAGGTCACGGCGCACGAGGCGTTCGGGGCGTGGTTACGACTTGTGACTCGTTTTGGGGACCCCTCCCCCGGGCCGATGGGCCGAACCGGTGAACTTTTCGTTCCTCCCACCGGGGCTGAGTGGACACGGATCTCGTCGTGGGAGTGGCATCAAGCGCGCGTGGATAGTAAACGACGCAATACTCTGGTGCGCGCTCTTGAACGTGAGTCGGCACTGCGGCGGCTACAAGCCACTGTCCCGGCGGGTGGGCCGAACAGTGGTCTACTGCGGATCGAGTCTGCGTTACGCAGCATCCCGGGGGTTGGTGTGTGGACGGCCGCGGAGGTTCTGCAACGCAGCCACGGTTCAGGCGATCACGTGTCTTTCGGGGACTACCATGTGGCACACAACGTGGGGTGGGCGTTGACCGGCCGCCGAGCCACCGACCGGGAGATGGAGCAACTTCTGGCCCCGTGGACTGGGCACCGGCAACGGGTTGTGCGGCTGCTAGCGGAAGGCGGCGCAACCAAACAACGCATGGGACCCCGGCTCCACGCGAACGATCACCGCTGGCACTAG
- a CDS encoding MaoC family dehydratase, which produces MTAFETGQELGRTQIELTRADLVRYAGASGDFNPIHWNDRFATEVGLPGVIAHGMLTMGAAVQLVTDWAGCPGRIEDYQTRFTGMVPVADGAGTNPAEAVGATLDVVATVGKVVDEDRIRVDLEVTLDGEKVLNRAQAIVNVSGRSEAA; this is translated from the coding sequence ATGACTGCCTTCGAAACGGGCCAAGAACTCGGCCGCACACAGATCGAACTGACCCGCGCCGACCTCGTCCGCTACGCTGGCGCATCAGGCGACTTCAACCCGATCCACTGGAACGACCGCTTCGCAACCGAAGTAGGGCTACCCGGGGTGATCGCGCACGGGATGCTCACGATGGGCGCTGCCGTCCAACTTGTAACCGACTGGGCAGGGTGCCCCGGCAGAATCGAGGACTACCAGACCCGCTTCACCGGCATGGTCCCAGTAGCCGATGGGGCCGGCACGAACCCCGCTGAAGCCGTCGGCGCAACCCTCGATGTGGTTGCCACGGTCGGCAAGGTCGTGGACGAAGACCGCATCCGCGTGGACCTCGAAGTGACCCTGGACGGCGAGAAAGTACTCAACCGCGCGCAAGCGATCGTGAATGTCTCCGGACGCTCCGAGGCCGCATGA
- the asd gene encoding aspartate-semialdehyde dehydrogenase — protein sequence MTSKAVGFVGYRGMVGSVLMQRMQDEGDFAGIDPVFFSTSQAGAAAPSFAEGAPALKDAHDIDELAKLPIIVTAQGGDYTSAVHGKLRAAGWEGIWIDAASTLRMEDDSIIVLDPVNRNVIDRGLETGVKDFVGGNCTVSCMLMGLGGLFRNGLVEWATSMTYQAASGGGARHMRELLTQFGDINASVKELLDDPASAITQIDTEVLRKQRSGALDATQFGVPLAGNLIPWIDSDLGNGQSREEWKAGVETNKVLGTTAENHIMVDGLCVRIGAMRSHSQALTIKLREDVGLDEVARLIGSDNEWATVVPNEKEATMHQLTPVAASGTLNIPVGRLRQLEMGPQYISAFTVGDQLLWGAAEPLRRMLQIALGNL from the coding sequence ATGACTTCTAAGGCTGTAGGTTTTGTCGGTTACCGCGGCATGGTGGGTTCGGTCCTCATGCAGCGTATGCAAGATGAAGGGGATTTCGCCGGTATTGACCCGGTGTTCTTCTCGACGTCCCAGGCGGGCGCGGCCGCCCCATCGTTCGCTGAGGGCGCGCCAGCGCTCAAGGACGCTCACGATATCGATGAGCTCGCCAAGTTGCCGATCATCGTCACCGCGCAAGGTGGCGACTACACGAGCGCCGTGCACGGCAAGCTGCGCGCTGCCGGCTGGGAGGGCATCTGGATCGATGCGGCGAGCACGTTGCGGATGGAAGACGACTCCATCATCGTGCTGGATCCGGTCAACCGGAACGTGATCGACCGCGGCCTTGAGACCGGCGTCAAGGATTTTGTGGGCGGTAACTGCACCGTATCCTGCATGCTCATGGGCCTAGGCGGCCTGTTCCGCAACGGCCTGGTCGAATGGGCGACCTCGATGACCTACCAAGCGGCCTCGGGTGGCGGCGCGCGCCACATGCGTGAGCTGCTGACCCAGTTCGGTGATATCAACGCATCCGTCAAGGAGCTGCTGGATGATCCGGCGTCTGCGATCACCCAGATCGACACCGAGGTTCTGCGTAAACAGCGTTCCGGTGCACTCGACGCAACCCAGTTCGGTGTCCCGTTGGCGGGCAACCTGATCCCGTGGATCGATTCCGACCTCGGCAACGGCCAGTCCCGCGAAGAGTGGAAAGCCGGCGTGGAGACCAACAAGGTTCTGGGCACCACGGCTGAGAACCACATCATGGTCGACGGCCTATGCGTGCGCATCGGCGCGATGCGGTCCCACTCGCAGGCGCTCACGATCAAGTTGCGTGAAGATGTGGGCCTCGACGAGGTCGCCCGCCTGATCGGCTCCGATAACGAGTGGGCCACTGTTGTTCCGAACGAGAAGGAAGCGACCATGCATCAGCTGACCCCGGTCGCGGCGTCCGGAACGCTGAACATCCCGGTGGGTCGCTTGCGTCAGTTGGAGATGGGCCCGCAGTACATTTCCGCGTTCACGGTCGGCGACCAGCTGCTGTGGGGCGCGGCAGAGCCGCTGCGCCGCATGCTCCAGATCGCGCTCGGCAACCTGTAG
- a CDS encoding UDP-N-acetylmuramate dehydrogenase has product MSKQVQQGQQQGQQEPEGQRNLSEITTLSDITTMGVGGPADRFIVARTRDEILEGVQEADAAGTPLLIVGGGSNLVIADEGYRGTVLQIATRGITVGEEDQPGQDAAVGGEGAGTSDATQAAAGDGIVPVTIEAGHPWDEAVAWTVEHELGGLEALSGIPGAAGATPVQNVGAYGADVSNTLLSIEAWDRHEGKLVTLQASELDLTYRNSVLKRATQNGSPRWVVLAVTFGLKRGKALPVAYDQLARALNVGLGTRVSLAEVRTAVLGLRRSKGMVLEAGDPDTNSCGSFFMNPIVEESLTAALPADAPRYPAGKDGYVKLSAAWLIDHAGYHKGFGMKGQPGEEIAGGRASLSSKHTLAVTNQGGASCADVVALARAVRDGVKEAWGIELHHEPLLIGTSLDA; this is encoded by the coding sequence ATGAGCAAGCAGGTGCAACAGGGACAGCAGCAGGGCCAGCAAGAACCAGAGGGCCAGCGGAATCTCAGCGAGATCACGACGCTCAGTGACATCACAACGATGGGCGTGGGCGGGCCAGCCGACCGCTTCATCGTGGCCCGCACGCGTGACGAGATCCTCGAAGGAGTCCAAGAGGCCGACGCCGCCGGAACCCCGCTGCTGATTGTTGGCGGCGGCTCCAACCTGGTGATCGCTGACGAAGGCTACCGGGGGACCGTCCTGCAGATCGCAACCCGCGGCATCACCGTGGGCGAAGAAGATCAACCGGGTCAAGACGCCGCTGTCGGTGGTGAAGGGGCTGGTACTTCTGATGCCACCCAAGCCGCCGCCGGGGATGGCATTGTTCCGGTGACGATCGAAGCAGGGCATCCGTGGGACGAGGCCGTCGCGTGGACCGTTGAACACGAGCTCGGAGGGCTTGAAGCTCTTTCCGGTATCCCTGGTGCGGCAGGCGCGACCCCGGTTCAGAACGTGGGCGCATACGGTGCCGACGTCTCCAACACGCTGCTCTCGATCGAGGCGTGGGACCGGCACGAAGGCAAGCTCGTGACCCTGCAGGCCTCCGAGCTGGACTTGACCTACCGGAACTCCGTTCTGAAGCGCGCAACCCAGAACGGTTCGCCTCGCTGGGTTGTGTTGGCCGTGACGTTCGGGCTCAAACGAGGCAAAGCGTTGCCTGTCGCTTATGATCAGCTCGCTCGCGCCCTCAACGTCGGGCTCGGGACCCGGGTCTCGCTGGCTGAAGTCCGTACCGCCGTGCTGGGTTTGCGCCGCTCTAAAGGCATGGTCCTGGAGGCGGGGGACCCAGACACGAACTCGTGCGGTTCATTCTTCATGAACCCGATTGTCGAGGAATCGCTCACTGCCGCGTTGCCAGCGGATGCTCCGCGCTATCCGGCGGGCAAAGACGGCTACGTCAAACTGTCTGCGGCGTGGCTCATCGACCACGCGGGCTACCACAAGGGCTTCGGAATGAAAGGCCAGCCGGGCGAGGAGATCGCTGGCGGCCGCGCATCGTTGTCCTCCAAGCACACACTCGCCGTCACCAACCAGGGTGGTGCCTCGTGCGCCGACGTCGTGGCGCTCGCCCGTGCGGTACGCGACGGAGTCAAGGAAGCATGGGGGATCGAACTCCACCATGAGCCCTTGCTCATCGGAACCTCGCTCGACGCCTGA
- a CDS encoding cystathionine gamma-synthase — MSENKKDHNNEHKTTDHKHTEHNATEQGTAEKGAAEQGVSEQRAKDMQGLGFSTRAVHAGQEFDPITGAVIPPLHMSTTYHPHSVGNLRLGYDYSRGTNPTRDNWQEQIAALEGGAYGISFASGLGAEDAIIRSLLSPRDRIVMGNDVYGGTHRLIDKIHGPNGIRHTPVDMTDTAAAVQAIREDATAMVWIETPSNPLMKIADIEALTAAGHEAGAIVVVDNTFASPYLQSPLALGADLVVHSTTKYLGGHSDVVGGAVVTNSEELADKVRFIQFAAGNQSSPFDAYMTTRGAKTLAVRMERHCDNAEAVVKWLRGRKEVTKVLYPGLADHPGHHVAARQMKRFGGMVSFRLAGGADAARAVAESTELFRLAESLGGIESLMNYPAEMTHASVKGTELEVPDDLLRLSVGIEDAEDLIADLEQAFARL; from the coding sequence ATGAGCGAGAACAAAAAAGACCACAACAACGAACACAAGACCACCGACCACAAGCACACTGAGCACAACGCCACGGAGCAGGGCACCGCTGAGAAGGGTGCCGCTGAGCAGGGTGTTTCTGAGCAGCGGGCCAAGGACATGCAGGGTTTGGGTTTCTCGACCCGCGCCGTGCACGCAGGCCAAGAGTTTGATCCGATCACGGGCGCGGTGATCCCGCCGCTGCACATGTCCACGACGTACCATCCTCACTCGGTGGGTAACCTGCGTTTGGGCTACGACTATTCGCGCGGCACTAACCCGACCCGCGATAACTGGCAGGAGCAGATCGCCGCCCTGGAAGGTGGCGCTTACGGTATTTCTTTCGCCTCGGGCTTGGGTGCTGAGGACGCGATCATCCGGAGCTTGCTTTCGCCGCGGGACCGCATCGTGATGGGTAACGATGTTTATGGCGGCACGCATCGTTTGATCGATAAGATCCACGGCCCTAACGGCATCCGCCACACCCCCGTGGACATGACGGACACGGCAGCCGCTGTGCAGGCGATCCGTGAGGATGCGACTGCGATGGTGTGGATTGAGACGCCATCGAACCCGCTCATGAAGATCGCGGACATCGAGGCGTTGACAGCTGCTGGGCATGAGGCTGGTGCGATCGTTGTGGTGGATAACACGTTCGCTTCCCCGTACCTGCAGTCCCCGCTCGCACTCGGGGCGGACTTGGTGGTTCACTCGACCACTAAGTACCTTGGCGGGCATTCCGATGTGGTGGGCGGCGCAGTCGTCACGAACTCGGAGGAGCTGGCGGATAAGGTCCGGTTCATCCAGTTCGCTGCGGGCAACCAGTCTTCACCGTTCGATGCGTACATGACCACGCGTGGCGCGAAGACACTCGCGGTGAGGATGGAACGTCACTGCGATAACGCTGAAGCGGTAGTGAAATGGTTGCGGGGCCGTAAGGAAGTCACGAAGGTTCTGTATCCGGGACTTGCGGATCATCCGGGGCATCATGTTGCGGCACGCCAGATGAAGCGTTTTGGCGGCATGGTTTCCTTCCGGCTGGCAGGCGGTGCGGATGCGGCACGGGCTGTCGCGGAGAGCACGGAACTGTTCAGGCTCGCGGAATCGCTGGGCGGGATCGAATCCCTCATGAACTATCCGGCTGAGATGACCCACGCTTCCGTCAAGGGAACCGAACTAGAAGTGCCGGACGATCTGCTGCGGCTATCGGTCGGTATCGAGGACGCTGAAGACCTCATCGCAGACCTCGAACAGGCCTTCGCGCGGCTATAA
- a CDS encoding cystathionine beta-synthase, producing the protein MRYANSVLDLIGGTPLVKLNSVTDGLKATVLAKLEFLNPGGSIKDRIALKMIEQAEEAGKLTAGGTIVEPTSGNTGVGLAMVGQLKGYRTVFVTPEKVAEEKRSVLKAYGAEVVVTPNGVAPDSPESYYGVSDRLEREIDGAYKPDQFSNPAAPESHYETTGPEIWADTEGRVTHVVMGAGTGGTVTGTGRYLKEVSDGAVQVIVADPDGSVYSGGTGRPYAVEGVGDDMWPGNYDPEIPDAVEAVSDAEAFAMARRLAKEEGLLVGGSSGLAVVTALNAARDLPEDAVVVVVLPDSGRGYMGKFFNDAWMLANGYSIQVPDEASTVGAQQQLPGVRGVDEGVTLAEAKEALDAAGVNVLPVVRGGHWPARVGELVGSVTRESVLSALDAGSSPETSIDAAHAVGQHMPTIGWCQPAECLHELLRVNSGVVLLRDGEAIDVLT; encoded by the coding sequence ATGCGTTACGCGAATTCCGTATTGGACCTCATTGGTGGCACCCCGCTGGTCAAACTCAACTCGGTCACGGACGGCCTTAAAGCGACCGTGCTCGCCAAGCTCGAGTTCTTGAATCCGGGCGGTTCGATCAAAGACCGTATTGCGTTGAAAATGATCGAACAAGCCGAGGAAGCCGGGAAACTCACTGCCGGCGGAACGATCGTTGAACCGACCTCCGGCAACACTGGCGTGGGGCTTGCGATGGTGGGGCAGCTGAAAGGGTACCGGACGGTATTCGTGACCCCGGAGAAGGTCGCGGAAGAGAAACGCTCCGTCTTGAAGGCCTACGGGGCAGAGGTTGTGGTTACCCCGAACGGTGTGGCACCTGATTCACCGGAGTCCTACTACGGGGTTTCGGACCGTCTGGAACGCGAGATCGACGGCGCTTATAAGCCGGACCAGTTCTCTAATCCGGCCGCCCCGGAGTCACATTACGAAACCACCGGCCCCGAAATCTGGGCTGATACCGAAGGCCGCGTCACCCACGTGGTCATGGGTGCGGGTACCGGCGGCACAGTCACGGGTACAGGCCGATATCTCAAAGAAGTGTCCGATGGCGCGGTCCAGGTGATCGTGGCTGACCCGGATGGCTCGGTGTATTCCGGCGGTACGGGCCGCCCGTACGCGGTCGAAGGTGTGGGCGATGACATGTGGCCGGGCAACTATGATCCCGAGATACCCGATGCGGTCGAAGCCGTGAGCGATGCCGAAGCGTTTGCGATGGCGCGCCGCTTGGCTAAGGAAGAAGGCCTCCTGGTGGGTGGGTCCTCCGGGCTCGCCGTGGTCACCGCGCTGAATGCGGCCCGTGATCTTCCCGAGGACGCGGTCGTGGTTGTGGTGCTTCCGGATTCCGGCCGCGGCTACATGGGTAAGTTCTTCAATGACGCCTGGATGCTCGCCAACGGCTACAGCATCCAGGTGCCTGATGAGGCATCCACTGTTGGTGCGCAACAACAGCTGCCAGGGGTGCGCGGCGTAGACGAAGGCGTTACGCTCGCTGAAGCGAAGGAAGCGCTGGATGCCGCGGGTGTGAACGTTTTGCCTGTTGTTAGGGGAGGGCATTGGCCGGCCCGCGTAGGGGAATTGGTGGGGTCGGTCACGCGCGAATCGGTGCTCTCCGCGCTGGATGCGGGCTCATCCCCGGAAACCTCGATTGATGCCGCGCACGCGGTGGGGCAACACATGCCCACGATCGGGTGGTGTCAACCAGCCGAATGTTTGCACGAGCTGTTACGCGTCAACTCTGGCGTGGTGCTCTTACGCGATGGCGAGGCCATCGACGTCCTAACCTGA